In one Hypanus sabinus isolate sHypSab1 chromosome 11, sHypSab1.hap1, whole genome shotgun sequence genomic region, the following are encoded:
- the lpar3 gene encoding lysophosphatidic acid receptor 3 translates to MSNCYYNKSMKFFYDLNQNDSLEDNSDNYVGLGIGCICILLIFLFNVIIMFVILLNKQFHFPFYYLLANLAAADVFASLAYAFLLLNTGKLGRMLSVQVYFLRQALLDVSMSASVYNLLVIAIERYYSVIKMQLHSTLSKRRVFCLILGIWAVAVIMTTIPNMGWNCICNIRTCSALAPIYSRSFLIFWSLLNLLTLCIITVIYLRIYIYVRKKTSKISSHTTGSIKRKKMPMQLVKTIITVLGTFIVCWTPGLVLVLLDGLHCTSCNLESLKKWFLILALLNSLVNPLIYSYKDREIWKSIKRLLCERTPEQVQPTRLIERLADDDG, encoded by the exons ATGTCCAACTGTTACTATAACAAGTCCATGAAGTTTTTCTATGATCTCAACCAGAATGATTCTCTGGAGGACAACTCGGACAATTATGTTGGATTAGGAATCGGCTGCATTTGCATCCTGCTCATTTTCCTGTTCAATGTGATCATCATGTTTGTGATTCTGCTCAACAAGCAGTTCCACTTCCCCTTCTACTACCTGCTCGCCAACCTGGCGGCGGCTGACGTTTTCGCCAGCTTGGCGTACGCCTTCCTCTTGCTGAACACCGGGAAGCTGGGCCGGATGTTGTCGGTGCAGGTATACTTCTTACGGCAGGCGCTGCTGGACGTCAGTATGAGTGCGTCCGTCTATAACCTGCTGGTCATAGCCATCGAGCGCTACTACTCGGTCATAAAGATGCAACTGCACAGCACGCTGTCCAAGCGCCGCGTCTTCTGTCTCATCCTGGGCATCTGGGCCGTGGCTGTCATCATGACCACCATTCCCAACATGGGCTGGAACTGCATCTGCAACATCAGAACCTGTTCTGCGCTGGCGCCCATCTATAGCCGCAGCTTCCTAATCTTCTGGTCTCTGCTTAATCTCCTCACGCTCTGCATCATCACAGTGATATATTTGCGCATCTACATTTACGTAAGGAAGAAAACCTCGAAGATATCGTCCCACACAACCGGTTCCATCAAACGCAAGAAAATGCCGATGCAGTTGGTGAAGACCATCATAACCGTGCTTG GTACATTCATCGTCTGCTGGACACCTGGATTGGTCCTGGTCCTCCTCGATGGCCTCCACTGCACCAGCTGCAACCTGGAGAGCTTAAAGAAATGGTTCCTTATCCTGGCCCTGCTGAACTCTCTGGTCAACCCCCTCATTTACTCGTACAAGGATCGGGAGATCTGGAAAAGTATAAAGC GGCTGCTCTGTGAGAGAACACCTGAGCAAGTGCAGCCCACGCGGTTGATAGAGC GACTTGCTGATGACGATGGATGA